Proteins encoded together in one Argiope bruennichi chromosome 1, qqArgBrue1.1, whole genome shotgun sequence window:
- the LOC129977852 gene encoding zinc finger FYVE domain-containing protein 21-like, with product MSYENLDCKKRLVKSRSGLRIVRLDDEPTSPFEIREPFWVPDGESPSCAHCHTKFDFLTRRHHCRRCGNVFCNPCCENKLPLPRMSFVDPVRVCGDCVEVTKKENDFYEKHLKVLLSGANFNLDEDNGSGTLIPLFCCLSKDHQAIIFDGGNMWQHNPVPLVDIVSVRVLGSSSSGGAAQIAGAVIRFFDFKKDEKEIRLCLADIPNRKQSASWVHALQKALKFVDPSAKTP from the exons ATGTCTTACGAGAACTTAGATTGTAAGAAACGTTTAGTAAAAAGCCGAAGTGGTTTAAGAATAGTTCGTTTAGATGATGAACCTACTAGTCCATTTGAAATAAGGGAACCATTTTGGGTTCCTGATGGAGAg tCACCGTCATGTGCACATtgccatacaaaatttgatttcttaacTCGCAGG catCATTGTAGACGATGTGGAAATGTGTTTTGTAATCCCTGTTGTGAAAATAAACTACCTCTTCCAAGAATGTCATTTGTTGATCCTGTAAGAGTGTGTGGAGATTGTGTTGAGGTGaccaaaaaagaaaatgatttttatgaaaaacatctGAAGGTGTTATTAAGTG gtgcaaattttaatttggatGAAGACAATGGATCAGGGACCTTAATTCCACTGTTTTGCTGCTTATCTAAAGATCATCA ggCAATAATATTTGATGGTGGAAATATGTGGCAACACAATCCAGTGCCCTTAGTAGATATAGTATCAGTCCGAGTATTAGGATCCAGTTCATCTGGAG GAGCAGCACAAATAGCTGGAGCTGTGATTAGATTCTTCGATTtcaaaaaagatgaaaaagaaatccGCTTATGTTTAGCTGATATTCCCAATAGAAAACAATCTGCTTCATGGGTGCATGCACTTCAGAAG gcCTTAAAGTTTGTGGATCCTTCTGCCAAGACTCCTTAA